The window AGCAGTAGATAACAGCTTGTTTTAAATTCAGAGTGGTTACACTTTCTAAGTTCTATCCCCCTTTATTCAAAGGATCCAGAAGTTGCCACACGTAGGGGTGAAAATTCGTCTGGAAGATGTCTGTTGACTCTGCTGGGTCTAGCATTCATCTTGGCAGGAGTTGTTGTCGGTGGAGCTTGCATCTACAAGTACTTCATGCCTAAGGTAATGtgaaagttcttttttttcttcaagcatcactgaataaaaaaagtgtaattatAAATAGATTACCACTGTAATAGTCTTCATGTCCCAGTTACGGAAGGTTTTCTATGTCCTTTATAAAAGCTGTAGCTGTGACACACCTATGCTTCGTCGTAGCATAAGTGTTAGAAATACAGTTTGAAAGCAAcatttgctgtaaaaataactgGCCTTGCTCTTGCTTTCAGCATAAGGTGTACCGTGGTGAGATGTGTTACTTTGAGAAGGAAAATCGTGATCGTGCGGTAGAACCTTATTTCCTCCCTATTGCTGAAGAAGCTGACATTCGAGAAGATGATAACATAGCCATCATTGATGTGCCCGTTCCAAAGTTCTCAGACAGTGATCCAGCAGCGATCGTTCATGACTTTGATAGGGTGAGTATACGTGAAGTGATAAGAAATGGACTAGTCTCGTTGCTCCATGGAAAATTGTGGAGCAAGTGGTAACTGTAACAGCTCCAGGGTTTTCATTCTTGAGACCTTTAAAGCTTACTGTGAGTGCAGGTTTCTCTTTTAGAATGGCTTTAAGCATGGCAAATCTGACCCTTCTAACTCTGTAATAGTACACTTCTGCAAGGGAGGATGTTTACAAGAATGCTGGAGGAACATTCCCATAGTGACTCTTAACTGGATTGTTTCTCAGAACATCACATCTCAGCACTAGGCAGCTTTAAATGTTGTTGCCTGTAGGACATCTGGAAGTGACACTTGCTATCAGATCAAGAATCGTATGTAAATGGAAGCGAGGGTAGGAGACAACTGTAAATGTGAGTTAAGAAACGGGGAAACTGAGGATTCGGTTGTAAGATTCTGCCAAACCGTTACAGCGAAATGTGGAATTCCAAACAAGTGCAGACCTTGGATAAGTGAATTGAAGAATCATTTCAAGTGGCTGAAACCTAGAACTTTAACATGCTGTTTTAGTTGCATATAGTTTCTCTAAAGCAAAGATGAGAGGATGAttttaatttgactttttttattaaagttgcATCAATAGTATTAGTTATCCTTAGTCAGCTGTAAAACCTCTGGTAGGTTGTTAGTAAAGCAAACCTTAGCAATGCAGATACAATCATGGCAAAGACGCTAGAACTAACTTGTGTACTTGCTGCCTTTAATGACATGGAATGCCACGCAGCCCAGCTGTGCTACCTGTGGTCACAGTATTTGCAGCTTTAATTTGTGGCATCTTGAAGAAACTTGGCTGTATATAAGGATAAGGCAAATTAAGAACTTCGGTTGATTCTGGCAAAGTGCTGTGCAAAGTCATAAGAAAACAAGTAGATATGTTGATAATTTTAGGGCAAGAACTGCAGAGACTTTGTAGCAATGCTGACATGACTTTATGGAGACTAatactttttctgaagaactaTTTACAGGGAATTTTTGTTTATCAGCAACTGGATACCTTTTGTTTGCACAGTGCTTAACTGCACTTCTTTAGTGATGAGGGCGTACTCCCAAGAACTTTCTCTgtattaatacaaaaataatgataaaCAGCTTTTATAGTCAGCTCTCACTTCTGAACAAAAGTCCTTTTGCAAACCATAGCTACAACCAGTATGTTTGCAAAAGTGGGAATAGCTAAATTCTTGCACTAGATGGTTCCTGAATGCACCACCTCAATAGTAGCAGCGCATCATCTGCAGCTTTTTGAGCTCCCTCCTTAGTCCTTGTAGAACTGTGTTTTAATAATCCAAGGCCACAATTAAttgaaatcttgttttctgaatAGCTTTTGACAGCGTATCTTGACTTGCAACTGGGTAACTGCTATGTGATTCCGCTGAACACATCCATAGTTATGCCACCGAGAAATCTGATGGATCTCTTCGCAAAACTGGCGGTATGTGGAAACCTTACTGTTTAGTTACGCTGACAGGATCACTTTTGATAAGAATGCTGGGTGTTGCTCCTGAACTACAGTCTCTTGCTAGAACAGTCCTCTTGCCATCAAAGTACATAATCCCCCTGGCTCAGTCACTGTACTGAAGTTAAGGCCAGCTGTCAGTGTGTATTATGGTGAGTAGATTCATGCTTAATGCTCTTATTAATACCTAGCTTTATGAAAGCTGAAAGCAACTAGCAAATAAGGTTAAATTTAGCTATTACAAAGGAATTTGATAAAGTTCC of the Falco naumanni isolate bFalNau1 chromosome 14, bFalNau1.pat, whole genome shotgun sequence genome contains:
- the ITM2A gene encoding integral membrane protein 2A; translation: MVKIAFNSPFAQKDEPKKEATEALVADKDPEVATRRGENSSGRCLLTLLGLAFILAGVVVGGACIYKYFMPKHKVYRGEMCYFEKENRDRAVEPYFLPIAEEADIREDDNIAIIDVPVPKFSDSDPAAIVHDFDRLLTAYLDLQLGNCYVIPLNTSIVMPPRNLMDLFAKLATGSYLPQTYLVREEMVVTEEIDNVSDLGIFIYQLCVGKETFRLQRRDQITGLQKRSVENCHSIRHFENSFVVETKICQQ